The following proteins are co-located in the Canis aureus isolate CA01 chromosome X, VMU_Caureus_v.1.0, whole genome shotgun sequence genome:
- the KCNE5 gene encoding potassium voltage-gated channel subfamily E regulatory beta subunit 5, giving the protein MNCSESQRLRTLLSRLLLELHHRGNASGLGAGPGPSMGMGVVRDPFVGREATSAKGDDAYLYILLIMIFYACLAGGLILAYTRSRNLVDVKDEPAQACAVHEWAAADAETAAGSPAEGRHPLALGPPPTPAPGTAEGV; this is encoded by the coding sequence ATGAACTGCAGCGAGAGCCAGCGGCTACGCACTCTCCTCAGCCGCCTGCTGCTTGAGCTGCACCATCGGGGCAACGCCAGCGGCCTGGGCGCTGGCCCCGGCCCGAGCATGGGAATGGGGGTCGTGCGTGACCCGTTCGTGGGCCGCGAGGCCACCAGTGCCAAGGGCGACGACGCCTATCTTTACATTCTGCTCATCATGATCTTCTACGCCTGCCTGGCCGGAGGCCTCATCCTGGCCTATACCCGCTCCCGCAATCTCGTCGACGTCAAGGACGAGCCCGCCCAGGCCTGTGCGGTGCACGAGTGGGCCGCCGCCGACGCCGAGACCGCAGCTGGCTCGCCCGCGGAGGGCCGCCACCCGCTAGCCCTCGGGCCGCCGCCCACTCCGGCTCCGGGCACCGCCGAGGGGGTCTAG